One Scophthalmus maximus strain ysfricsl-2021 chromosome 1, ASM2237912v1, whole genome shotgun sequence genomic region harbors:
- the lig4 gene encoding DNA ligase 4, translating into MEGTSKSDDADEPSVAAQVPFLHLCTTLEKIQKSKLRPDKSKVLGDFIESWRKFHSALHKDKTKITESFYPAMRLIVPSFERERMAYGIKESMLAKLYIDVLGLPKNGPEANKLLNYRAPTISQGEAGDFAGMAYFVLKKRCTSQGNLSIKEVNDFLDSVAANNAGKLKDLVKKNLLHLITQSSALEQKWLIRMILKDMKLGISRETVLRVYHPDAAELFNVNTDLKKVCQQLHNLSVSLSDVSIGLFSSFKPMLAAVSNIRNVEKQMSNSQFYVQTKLDGERIQLHKDGDVYKYFSRNAFEYTQQFGGSPLEGSLTPYIHNVFKSHVVNCILDGEMMAYNPTTENFMQKGSKFDIKRLADDSELQTCFCVFDVLLVNDQKLGKETLKKRCDIIETVFTPLKGRIHLVPKTEARTMQEVVNALNDAIDNRDEGIMVKDPLSIYKPDKRGEGWLKIKPEYVDGLMDELDLLIVGGYWGKGRRGGMMSHFLCAVAESQKPGEKPSIFHTLCRIGSGYTMKELYDLGLKLAKHWKVFRKNDPPASILCGTEKPEAYIEPCHSVIIQVKAAEIVGSDMYKTNCTLRFPRIEKIRDDKEWHQCMTLAELDQFRSKASGKLASRHLFISDEEPQKKKRKPVVRPKKVVGIIDHFKPQDLSGVTKETDMFEDVEFCILNGTEDHPKVDLETGVARCGGIVVQNPGRDTYCVVAGVENMRVKNLILSNQHDMVWASWLLECLDQKEVVPWQPHHMIHMSPSTREHFAKEYDGYGDSYFVDTDERRLRDVFGRMRSGDVQAAVRVEQVEQRYSWGDLPTSMFRPFRVYMDSGADREDAGTAAPATCLDIRALEFRYHGGTVVQKLEEGVSHVIVAVETRVLDLRTLRRGFRRKFKIVRESWVTDSIKAGYLINDNDYLV; encoded by the exons ATGGAGGGAACCTCCAAAAGCGATGATGCTGATGAGCCATCTGTTGCAGCACAGGTTCCTTTCCTTCACCTGTGCACTACTTTAGAGAAAATCCAGAAGTCTAAACTCCGTCCAGATAAATCCAAGGTTCTTGGGGATTTCATCGAGTCATGGAGGAAGTTTCATTCTGCCCTCCACAAAGACAAGACCAAAATAACAGAATCTTTCTACCCAGCCATGCGCCTCATAGTTCCCTCTTTTGAACGTGAACGGATGGCATATGGCATCAAAGAGAGCATGTTGGCTAAACTGTACATCGACGTGTTGGGCCTCCCAAAGAATGGCCCAGAGGCCAATAAACTTCTGAACTATAGAGCCCCGACTATTTCCCAAGGAGAAGCTGGAGACTTTGCCGGCATGGCGTACTTTGTGCTGAAGAAACGCTGCACCAGCCAGGGAAACCTCAGCATCAAAGAAGTCAATGACTTTTTGGACTCGGTGGCTGCCAACAACGCTGGCAAGCTGAAGGATCTTGTCAAAAAGAATCTGCTGCACCTCATCACCCAGAGTTCGGCTCTTGAGCAAAAGTGGCTCATCAGAATGATCCTGAAGGACATGAAACTCGGAATCAGCAGGGAGACCGTTCTCCGTGTCTACCACCCGGATGCTGCTGAGCTCTTCAACGTCAACACGGACTTGAAAAAGGTGTGCCAGCAGCTTCACAACCTGTCAGTGTCTTTAAGCGACGTCTCCATTGgacttttctcctccttcaagCCCATGTTGGCAGCTGTGTCTAACATCCGTAATGTGGAGAAACAGATGAGCAACAGCCAATTTTACGTCCAGACAAAGCTGGACGGGGAGCGCATTCAGCTGCACAAAGACGGAGACGTGTATAAATACTTCAGTCGAAATGCATTCGAGTATACGCAGCAGTTTGGGGGATCGCCGCTGGAGGGCTCGCTGACACCTTACATCCACAATGTTTTCAAAAGCCACGTTGTTAACTGTATCCTCGACGGTGAGATGATGGCGTACAACCCGACCACAGAGAACTTCATGCAGAAAGGGAGCAAGTTTGACATAAAGAGGCTGGCGGACGACTCTGAGTTACAgacatgtttctgtgtgttcgACGTGTTACTCGTCAACGACCAAAAACTTGGTAAAGAAACACTGAAGAAGCGCTGCGATATCATTGAGACAGTTTTCACCCCGCTCAAGGGACGGATACACCTGGTGCCGAAGACCGAAGCCAGAACCATGCAGGAGGTGGTGAACGCCCTCAATGATGCCATAGACAACAGAGACGAGGGGATCATGGTGAAGGACCCTTTATCCATCTACAAACCTGACAAACGGGGGGAAGGGTGGCTGAAAATAAAGCCAGAATATGTTGACGGCTTGATGGATGAGCTTGACTTGCTGATTGTTGGGGGCTACTGGGGGAAAGGGAGACGGGGCGGTATGATGTCCCATTTCTTATGTGCTGTCGCTGAAAGTCAAAAGCCCGGCGAGAAACCTTCCATTTTCCACACCCTCTGCCGCATCGGCTCCGGCTACACCATGAAGGAGCTGTACGACCTCGGTTTAAAGCTAGCCAAGCACTGGAAGGTTTTCCGTAAAAATGACCCGCCCGCGTCCATCCTGTGCGGAACGGAGAAGCCGGAAGCCTACATCGAACCCTGCCACTCAGTCATCATCCAAGTGAAGGCGGCTGAGATAGTTGGGAGTGACATGTACAAAACCAACTGTACCCTGCGCTTCCCGAGGATCGAGAAGATCCGCGATGACAAAGAGTGGCACCAGTGTATGACCCTGGCGGAACTAGATCAGTTCCGCAGCAAGGCGTCGGGGAAACTTGCCTCAAGACACCTCTTCATCAGTGACGAGGAaccgcagaagaagaagcgcaAGCCGGTAGTGAGGCCCAAGAAGGTGGTCGGGATCATCGACCACTTCAAGCCCCAGGACCTCTCCGGGGTTACCAAGGAGACGGATATGTTCGAAGATGTGGAATTCTGCATCCTAAATGGCACAGAGGATCATCCCAAGGTGGATCTAGAAACGGGGGTAGCCAG GTGCGGAGGAATCGTGGTACAAAACCCTGGACGGGACACCTACTGCGTGGTCGCCGGCGTGGAGAACATGCGCGTCAAAAACCTGATCTTGTCCAACCAGCACGACATGGTGTGGGCCTCCTGGCTGCTGGAGTGCCTGGACCAGAAGGAAGTGGTCCCGTGGCAACCACACCACATGATCCACATGTCACCGTCCACCCGCGAGCACTTTGCGAAGGAGTACGACGGCTACGGCGACAGCTACTTTGTTGACACGGACGAGCGGCGGCTGCGAGATGTGTTTGGCCGGATGCGCAGTGGGGACGTGCAGGCGGCCGTGAGAGTAGAGCAGGTGGAGCAGCGTTACAGCTGGGGCGACCTTCCCACCAGCATGTTCAGACCCTTCAGGGTTTACATGGACAGCGGTGCCGACAGGGAAGACGCTGGAACCGCTGCACCCGCCACCTGTTTGGACATCAGGGCGCTGGAGTTTCGCTACCACGGTGGGACAGTCGtgcagaagctggaggagggCGTCTCTCATGTCATTGTCGCCGTAGAAACAAGAGTTCTGGATTTGAGGACTCTGAGGCGAGGGTTCAGGAGGAAGTTTAAGATTGTAAGAGAATCATGGGTGACGGATTCAATCAAAGCAGGCTATCTGATTAATGACAACGATTACTTGGTGTGA
- the nalf1a gene encoding NALCN channel auxiliary factor 1 yields MTRGAGTCWQQDDDDGGGGGGGGFKIWLESSRDNQKPFTDSERAQRWRLSLASLLFLTILLSDHLWFCAEAKLARTRDKFVPSRLLSPQTPPAHSSLRGNPDAIFIGNSTKHMWRLETCHRSSLSKNCLALADADHLCRGLADSEGPRAVNMIDLYLSFCNSYSLLDLFYGSKSPDNLNCSLDVLGDGDTTRCSLCVQAYQRYDQHAQEKYEDFELLAQKYEPGAYSVRTCMEQCKTAYKPWLCAQYFPTTQQSCQKKVPCQQYCLEVQQSCPFILPDNDDLIHGGSPSFICTGLLGDHPSDSEADCCDVRRDSKMDNPSGGTLKRTASSCQPEGDSVTSAATQRLCSGRLKICLLALVLLHTVIFISVSHNSTLVGMAAFFSPEESASNEE; encoded by the exons ATGACCAGGGGTGCTGGGACGTGTTGGCAgcaagacgacgacgacggcggcggcggcggcggcggcggcttcaaAATCTGGCTCGAGTCCTCCCGCGACAACCAGAAGCCCTTCACCGACTCGGAGCGGGCGCAGAGATGGCGACTGTCCTTGGCGTCCCTCTTGttcctcaccatcctcctctctgatcACCTGTGGTTCTGCGCCGAGGCCAAGCTGGCCCGCACCCGGGACAAGTTCGTGCCCTCGCGCCTCCTCTCACCCCAGACCCCCCCAGCACACAGCAGCCTCAGAGGAAACCCAGATGCTATTTTTATAGGAAACTCCACCAAACATATGTGGCGCCTCGAAACTTGCCACCGGAGCAGTTTGTCGAAGAACTGCCTCGCGCTGGCGGACGCCGACCACTTGTGCAGGGGCCTCGCGGACAGCGAGGGACCGCGGGCTGTAAACATGATCGATTTGTACCTCTCCTTTTGTAACTCCTACTCGCTGCTGGATTTGTTTTACGGCTCGAAGAGTCCGGACAATTTGAACTGCAGCCTCGACGTGCTCGGCGACGGCGACACGACCAGGTGCAGCCTGTGCGTCCAGGCGTACCAGCGCTACGACCAGCACGCCCAGGAGAAGTACGAGGACTTCGAGCTCCTGGCTCAGAAATACGAGCCGGGGGCATATTCGGTGAGGACGTGCATGGAGCAGTGCAAG ACGGCGTATAAGCCCTGGCTGTGTGCTCAGTATTTCCCAACCACCCAGCAGTCCTGTCAGAAGAAGGTACCGTGCCAGCAGTACTGCCTGGAGGTCCAGCAGAGCTGTCCGTTCATTCTGCCGGATAATGACGACCTGATCCATGGCGGCAGCCCCAGCTTCATTTGCACAG GACTCTTGGGAGATCATCCATCAGACAGTGAGGCGGACTGCTGTGATGTTCGACGGGACTCCAAAATGGACAACCCTTCAGGCGGGACATTAAAAAGGACTGCTTCTTCCTGCCAGCCCGAGGGGGACTCGGTCACCTCCGCTGCCACCCAGAGACTGTGCAGCGGGCGGCTGAAGATCTGCCTTCTGGCCCTGGTCCTCCTACATACTGTCATCTTCATTTCAGTCTCCCATAATTCCACACTGGTCGGCATGGCTGCCTTTTTCTCCCCGGAGGAGAGTGCTTCTAATGAGGAGTGA